DNA sequence from the Nocardia fluminea genome:
CGGCGACCAGGCTGATCACGCGCAGGTCCTGTTCGGTGATCGGCACCGAGGCGTCGATCAGCATAATCGCGACCTCGGAGGCTTCCAGCGCCGACTTCGTCCGCAGCGAGGCGTAGAACTCGGTGCCGGTGGCATTGGAGACCTTGCGTCGCAGACCGGCGGTGTCGACGAACTTCCAGGTCTTGCCACCCAGCTCGACCAGCGAGTCGACCGGGTCGACGGTGGTGCCCGCGACATCGTGGACCACCGAACGCTCGTCGCCCGCCAGCTTGTTGAGCAGACTGGACTTGCCCACGTTCGGCTTGCCGACCAGTGCCACGCGACGCGGTCCCGCGACGGCGGTGCCCTCGCGCGGGGTCTCGGGCAACGCGCTGAGCACGTCGTCGAGAAGGTCGCCGGTGCCACGACCGTGCGCGGCCGAGACCATGCGCGGCTCACCGAGACCCAGCGACCACAGCGAGGCGGCCTCGAGTTCGACCTTCTGGTCGTCGACCTTGTTGGCCACCAGGATCACCGGGATCTTGGAGCGGCGCAGCTTGCGCACCGCGGCCTCGTCGGTCGTGGTCGCGCCGACCGTGGCGTCGACGACGAGCAGGATCGCGTCGGCGGTTTCCATCGCCACCTCGGCCTGGCGCGCCACGTGCTGCTGCAGACCCTTGGCGTCGGGTTCCCAACCGCCGGTGTCCTGCACCATGAAGCGGCGCCCGGCCCAGTTGGCCTCGTACGAAATTCGGTCACGGGTCACACCGGGAACGTCTTCGACCACCGCTTCGCGGCGGCCGAGAATGCGGTTGACCAGGGTCGACTTGCCCACGTTCGGGCGTCCGACCACGGCCAGCGTCGGCATGGCGACATGCTGTTCGCCTTCGCCGTCGGAGTCGATGTCGAGGACATCCCATTCGGACTCGTCGGTCCAGGTTCCGTCGCCTACGAGAATCTCTTCGATCATCGCGGACCTCCTGTCGTGGCCGAAAGCTGCTGAGCCACCACGCGATACAGCTCCTCGATGGTCTGTGCCATCGTCAGGTCGCTGGTGTCGACGAGCACCGCGTCGGCGGCGGGGCGCAACGGCGACACTGTGCGGGTGGAGTCGAGGGTGTCGCGACGCTGCACGTCGGCCAGCACGGCCGCGTAATCGTCGCCGCGTCCCTCGCGGATGTTCTGTGCGTTGCGCCGCTGCGCACGCGCCTCCGCGGAGGCGGTGAGGTAGATCTTGGCGTCGGCGCCGGTGAGCACGACAGTGCCGATATCGCGGCCTTCGACCACGATGCGGCCGGCCATCGCCGCGATCTCGCGCTGCAGGGCGACGAGCTGCTCGCGCACCTGTGCCACCGCGGAGACAGCGGAGACCGCCTTGGTGACGGCGTCGCCGCGGATCTCCTGCGAGACGTCCTCACCGTCGAGTTCGATGACCTCGTGGCTGGGATCGGTGCCGATCGACAGCGGCAGCGCCGCAACGGTTTCCGCGATCGCGGCCGGGTCGGTCAACTCGACTCCCGCCCGCAGCACGCGCAGGGTGGCCACCCGGTACATGGCGCCGGTGTCGAGGTAGCGGGCGCCGAGACGCGCGGCGAGCCGACGCGACACGCTGGACTTGCCGGTGCCGGAGGGACCGTCCATCGCGACGACGAGCGTCGAGTCACCGGTCATCCGGTCGCCGGCGAATTCCAGGGGAAAGTCCACACCGTTCACAGCTGCACCGCCTCGTAGAGTTTGCCGATCTCGTCACGGCCGAGCACTCGGAGCGTGCCGGGACGCTGGTCACCCAGTGCCACCGGGCCGAGGTGGGTGCGCACCAGCCGGATGACCGGGTGGCCGACCTCGTCGAGCAGCCTACGCACGATGTGCTTGCGGCCCTCGTGCAACACGAGCTTCACCAGCGAACGGCCATGGTTGGCCTCGAGCATCATGAACTTGTCGACCTTGGCGGGCCCGTCTTCGAGCTCGACGCCTTCGCGCAGGCGCTTACCGACCAGGCGGTAGTTCACCTCGCCGTCGACGGTGGCCAGGTAGGTCTTGGGCACTTCGTACGAGGGGTGCATCAGTCGATGCGCCATCTCGCCGTCATTGGTGACCAGCAGCAGGCCCTCGGTGTCGGCATCGAGACGGCCGACGTGGAACAGGCGCTGACCAGCGGCGATCCGCTCGGCGATGATATCGCCGACGCAGGGGCGCCCCAGGTCGTCGGACATGGTGGACTGCCAGCCCCTCGGCTTGTTCAGCACCAGGTGCACCAGTTCGTCGCGGACCACGACCCGGGTGCCGTCGACGCGCACGACCGCGTTCTCGGCGTCGATGCGCAGACCCTGCTCACGCACGATCTTGCCGTCGACCTCGACGCGACCGGCCGCGATCATCTCCTCGGCGGCGCGACGCGAGGCCACACCCGCCTTGGCGAGGACCTTCTGCAGGCGTTCGCCTTCACCCCAGGGAAGCTTCTTGGGACCCTCGGTGACGTCGGCGTACTGGTGACGTGCGGGCTTGGCATTGTTCAGGATCGTCGGGGCGACGACCTTCTTCTGGGGCTTCGTGCTCTTCTTGCGAGCGGCGAAGGCCTGCGTGCCTGCCGATGCGCCGCTGCGCTGACCAGCCGTGCCACCACGCTGTACGTCACCACGGGGGTAACCGCCACCGCTGGCAGCACCGGTTCCGCGACGGTCATCACGCTGACCCGCACCCGCGGAACCGCCACGCTGGTAGCCACCGGCGGACGGGCCACGACGGTCACCGCCGGCGGAGGCGCCGCGACGGTCGTCACGCTGGTACCCACCGGCGGACGCGCCGCGACCGGCCGGGGCACTGCGCCGATCGTCGCGCTGGTACCCGCCGGGCGAACTGCCACGACGGTCTCCCCCGGTGGACGCACCACGCCGGTCGTCGCGCTGGTACCCACCGCCTCCGGACTCGGCGTCACGCTGGTAGCTGCCCGCGGACCGAGCCGCTGTCTGATTGCCGCGCTGGAAGCCACCCGCGCCGGTGCCGCGGCGGCTGGGAGCCGCGCCGCGAGAGCCACCCTGCCCGGTGCGCGCACCCTCACCACGGTTGCCCGAGGTTCGGTTGGCGCCACTTCGGGGCTGGTCGCTGCGATTTCTTCGATCCGGTGTGCCATCTCGGCGAGCGGAATTATTCATCTGTCCTGTCAATCGTCGGTGCCGAGATCCATGTCGGACTCGGCGGGTTTTTTCAGCCTGGTGAACCGGGGATCGGTTTCCAGGCTCTCGCTGATCTCGTCGATCAGATCGACGCCGGGAAGCAGCGGCGCCAGCAGTGGCAGGTCGCCGAGCGAGGCGAGCCCGATCCGTTCGAGGAACAACTCGGTGGTGCGATACAGCGTGCCGTTGGTTTCGGGGTCCTGACCCGCTTCCGCGATCAGGCCTCTGGCCAGCAGCGTTCGCATCACTCCGTCGACGTTCACTCCCCGGACCGCGCTGACCCGCATGCGGGTCACCGGCTGGCGATAGGCCACTACCGCCAAGGTTTCCAAGGCGGCCCGGGTCAGTTTCGTCCGGGCCCCGTCGAGCAGTACCCGCTCGACATAGGGCGCGTACTCCTGTCGAGTATAGAAGCGCCAACCGTCACCGACGAAACGCAGGTCGATGCCGCTGCCCCGTGCGCTCAGTTCCGCCGACATCGCGCGCAGCACGGTTTCCACGCGCTCGCTGGTGTCGTCCAGGGCCGCTGCCAGCTGTTCTGTCGGTGCCGGGGCGTCGACGACGAGCAGCATCGCCTCCAGCGCCGACCGCAGTTCGAGGTCGTCGAGGGGCTCGGAGGTGAATTCCGCCACTGCTTCTGTCATCCGTAATCCTCCTCGAAGGTCAACGCCGCCGCTTCTTCGTCAGGGTCGAGTTCACCCAGCCAGCTCACCGCCAACGGCCCGAGCGGATCGGGTTGGTCGAAGGCGATGGTCTTACCGCGGTACAGCTCCAGCAACGCCAGGAACCGCGCCACGATTTCCACCGGCACTGTGCAGTCGACCACCAGTTCGGCGAAGGTGGTCCAGCCACCCGGCCCGCGTTGCTTCAACAGGGCGAGCACCAACTCGGCCTGTTCGGCCACCGAGATCGTGTGCATGTGCAGATGCCCGAGCCCGACCTCGGCCACCGGACGTGGCCGGAAAGCCGCCGCCGCGATCTCGGCGAACGCGGCGATGTCCACCCCGAGGGTGACCTCGGGCAGCAACCCCTCGAACTGTTCCTCCAGGGCCACCGAGCGCGGATACCGGCGCAGGGCCGCGGCCTCCAGCTCGGCGAGCAGTTCGGCCACCTGCTTGAACGCCCGATATTGCAGCAGTCGCGCGAACAGCAGGTCGCGCGCGTCGAGGAGTTCGAGATCATCGGCGTCGGTCATCTCACCGGAGGGCAGCAGCCGCGCCGCCTTGAGATCGAGCAAAGTGGCGGCGACGACGAGGAATTCGGTGGTCTGATCGAGAATCTTGTCCGCGCGCAGTTTCGTGTTCTCGGCCAGCTCGGCGGTCAATGCCTTGGTGTAGGCGATGAATTCGTCGGTGACCTGGTGCAGCGCGACTTCGGTGACATCGAGTTTGCGCGAGCTGATCAACGTCAGCAGCAGATCGAACGGCCCTTCGAAATTGGCGAGCCGCAGATGAAAACCGGATTTCTCCGCGGCCGGTACCGCGTCTTCGGGTACTGCTTGCACCGCAGGTGGAGCTCCGATCACCGGCCAGACCGGTGGATGACTTCACGTGCCATCGCGCGATACGACTCGGCGCCGCCCGATTTCGGCGACCACGTGGTGATCGGCTCGCCGGCGACGCTGGCGTCGGGGAAGCGCACGGTGCGCGAGATGGCGGTGTCGTAGACCAGGTCACCGAACACCTCGACCACCCGCGACATCACCTGACGCGAATGCAGCAGGCGCGCATCGAACATGGTCACGACGATGCCGTAGAGGCTCAGCCGCGGGTTGAGACGGTCACGCACCTTCTCGACGGTGTCGTTGAGAAGGGCGAGCCCGCGCAGCGAGAAGTACTCGCATTCCATCGGAATGATCACGCCGTCGGAGCAGGCCAGAGCGTTGACCGTGAGCAGGCCGAGTGAGGGCTGGCAGTCGATGAGGATGTAGTCGTAGCGATCACGCACGCTGTGCAGCGCCCGGCCGAGTGACTGCTCGCGACCGACCTCGTTCACCAGCTGGATCTCGGCGGCGGAGAGGTCGATGTTGCTGGGTAGCAGGTCCATACCGTCGACCTTGGTGGTCTGCAGCACGTCGTCGACCTTGGCCTTGCCGCCGATCAGCAGGTCGTGCACGGTGAGTTCGAGATCGTGGTGTGCCACCCCGAGCCCGGCCGAGAGCGCACCCTGCGGATCGAGATCCACCAGCAGCACCCGGCGTCCGTACTCGGCCAGCGCCGCACCGAGATTGATGGTCGAGGTGGTCTTTCCGACCCCGCC
Encoded proteins:
- the der gene encoding ribosome biogenesis GTPase Der — encoded protein: MIEEILVGDGTWTDESEWDVLDIDSDGEGEQHVAMPTLAVVGRPNVGKSTLVNRILGRREAVVEDVPGVTRDRISYEANWAGRRFMVQDTGGWEPDAKGLQQHVARQAEVAMETADAILLVVDATVGATTTDEAAVRKLRRSKIPVILVANKVDDQKVELEAASLWSLGLGEPRMVSAAHGRGTGDLLDDVLSALPETPREGTAVAGPRRVALVGKPNVGKSSLLNKLAGDERSVVHDVAGTTVDPVDSLVELGGKTWKFVDTAGLRRKVSNATGTEFYASLRTKSALEASEVAIMLIDASVPITEQDLRVISLVADSGRALVLAFNKWDLVDEDRRYMLEREIDRDLVRVPWAQRVNISAHTGRAVAKLVPQMETALESWDKRISTGRLNTWLKEVIAATPPPMRGGRQPRVMFATQASTRPPTFVLFTTGFLEAGYRRFLERRLREEFGFDGSPVRISVRVREKKERKK
- the cmk gene encoding (d)CMP kinase, yielding MTGDSTLVVAMDGPSGTGKSSVSRRLAARLGARYLDTGAMYRVATLRVLRAGVELTDPAAIAETVAALPLSIGTDPSHEVIELDGEDVSQEIRGDAVTKAVSAVSAVAQVREQLVALQREIAAMAGRIVVEGRDIGTVVLTGADAKIYLTASAEARAQRRNAQNIREGRGDDYAAVLADVQRRDTLDSTRTVSPLRPAADAVLVDTSDLTMAQTIEELYRVVAQQLSATTGGPR
- a CDS encoding pseudouridine synthase yields the protein MNNSARRDGTPDRRNRSDQPRSGANRTSGNRGEGARTGQGGSRGAAPSRRGTGAGGFQRGNQTAARSAGSYQRDAESGGGGYQRDDRRGASTGGDRRGSSPGGYQRDDRRSAPAGRGASAGGYQRDDRRGASAGGDRRGPSAGGYQRGGSAGAGQRDDRRGTGAASGGGYPRGDVQRGGTAGQRSGASAGTQAFAARKKSTKPQKKVVAPTILNNAKPARHQYADVTEGPKKLPWGEGERLQKVLAKAGVASRRAAEEMIAAGRVEVDGKIVREQGLRIDAENAVVRVDGTRVVVRDELVHLVLNKPRGWQSTMSDDLGRPCVGDIIAERIAAGQRLFHVGRLDADTEGLLLVTNDGEMAHRLMHPSYEVPKTYLATVDGEVNYRLVGKRLREGVELEDGPAKVDKFMMLEANHGRSLVKLVLHEGRKHIVRRLLDEVGHPVIRLVRTHLGPVALGDQRPGTLRVLGRDEIGKLYEAVQL
- the scpB gene encoding SMC-Scp complex subunit ScpB, which codes for MTEAVAEFTSEPLDDLELRSALEAMLLVVDAPAPTEQLAAALDDTSERVETVLRAMSAELSARGSGIDLRFVGDGWRFYTRQEYAPYVERVLLDGARTKLTRAALETLAVVAYRQPVTRMRVSAVRGVNVDGVMRTLLARGLIAEAGQDPETNGTLYRTTELFLERIGLASLGDLPLLAPLLPGVDLIDEISESLETDPRFTRLKKPAESDMDLGTDD
- a CDS encoding segregation and condensation protein A, coding for MQAVPEDAVPAAEKSGFHLRLANFEGPFDLLLTLISSRKLDVTEVALHQVTDEFIAYTKALTAELAENTKLRADKILDQTTEFLVVAATLLDLKAARLLPSGEMTDADDLELLDARDLLFARLLQYRAFKQVAELLAELEAAALRRYPRSVALEEQFEGLLPEVTLGVDIAAFAEIAAAAFRPRPVAEVGLGHLHMHTISVAEQAELVLALLKQRGPGGWTTFAELVVDCTVPVEIVARFLALLELYRGKTIAFDQPDPLGPLAVSWLGELDPDEEAAALTFEEDYG
- a CDS encoding ParA family protein, which translates into the protein MGPTGRPLRLVPDPPQVQRHGDALVVAMCNQKGGVGKTTSTINLGAALAEYGRRVLLVDLDPQGALSAGLGVAHHDLELTVHDLLIGGKAKVDDVLQTTKVDGMDLLPSNIDLSAAEIQLVNEVGREQSLGRALHSVRDRYDYILIDCQPSLGLLTVNALACSDGVIIPMECEYFSLRGLALLNDTVEKVRDRLNPRLSLYGIVVTMFDARLLHSRQVMSRVVEVFGDLVYDTAISRTVRFPDASVAGEPITTWSPKSGGAESYRAMAREVIHRSGR